A window of the Deltaproteobacteria bacterium genome harbors these coding sequences:
- the cyoE gene encoding protoheme IX farnesyltransferase: protein MTRTTPKFTPQGDLVALAKPPITLMSVFMAWGGMALAPGDAPWSVRAFALLGTALAVASAHALNMAIERDTDGLMERTRLRPLPDRRMRPATAIAFGVVTGVAGVAILALFVNTLTALLGAGALLLYAFVYTPLKRVTPLALEIGAVAGAMPPLMGWAAVTGTLDAPGLILFAIMTVWQLPHFIAITIYRRDEYAAAGIRTTSVVKGERAAKIQALVWASSLVPLSILLVPLGYGSYLYLCVALALGLGFAGIAARGLRAEAGVRWAKGLFRASLAYLPLLTLGLVADHLIR, encoded by the coding sequence ATGACCCGCACGACCCCGAAATTTACCCCGCAGGGCGACCTCGTCGCGCTCGCGAAGCCGCCGATCACGCTCATGTCCGTTTTCATGGCGTGGGGCGGCATGGCGCTCGCGCCCGGCGACGCGCCGTGGTCCGTGCGCGCCTTCGCGCTGCTGGGCACCGCGCTGGCGGTGGCGTCGGCGCACGCGCTCAACATGGCGATCGAACGCGACACCGACGGACTCATGGAACGCACCCGGCTGCGTCCCCTGCCCGACCGACGCATGCGTCCGGCGACCGCCATCGCGTTCGGCGTGGTCACCGGCGTCGCGGGGGTGGCAATCCTCGCGCTCTTCGTCAACACGCTGACCGCCCTGCTCGGCGCGGGGGCTTTGCTGCTCTACGCGTTCGTTTACACGCCGCTCAAGCGGGTGACGCCGTTGGCGCTGGAGATCGGCGCGGTGGCGGGCGCGATGCCGCCGCTGATGGGCTGGGCCGCGGTGACCGGCACGCTCGACGCGCCGGGGCTCATCCTCTTCGCCATCATGACCGTGTGGCAGCTTCCGCACTTCATCGCGATCACCATCTATCGCCGCGACGAATATGCCGCCGCCGGCATCCGCACGACGAGCGTGGTGAAAGGCGAGCGCGCGGCCAAGATTCAGGCGCTCGTGTGGGCGTCGTCGCTCGTGCCGTTGTCGATTTTGCTCGTGCCGCTGGGATACGGCTCGTATCTCTACCTGTGCGTCGCGCTGGCGCTCGGTCTCGGCTTCGCGGGCATCGCCGCGCGGGGGCTGCGCGCCGAGGCGGGCGTGCGTTGGGCCAAGGGGCTCTTTCGCGCGTCGCTCGCGTATCTTCCGCTGCTCACGCTCGGCCTCGTCGCCGATCACCTGATTCGCTGA
- a CDS encoding ABC transporter ATP-binding protein: MTSPTNETRLSVTGLAHAYGRREVLRGLDFEVRRGEVFGLLGPNGSGKSTAMAILAGLIERKGGEVLLDGRPWNLRDAAFRARIGVVFQNPGLDAKLTALENLGLAARLYGFSRSESLERARIAMTRAGLEDRGGDAVGTLSGGMRRRVDIARALLHDPDLLLMDEPTAGLDEASFRATWQRLERMRGERDLTVLLATHRPEEAERCDRLAIIHEGRAAIVDTPAALKARVASDVVVLRGEGMARLAAPIAERFGVEALYDAEDDELVIDAERGHELVPRLVEAYPGGRLTSVSLRHPSLADVFLKVTGHALGVEIADGGGHA, translated from the coding sequence ATGACCAGCCCGACCAACGAAACCCGACTCTCCGTGACCGGCCTCGCCCATGCCTATGGGCGGCGCGAGGTGCTGCGCGGGCTCGACTTCGAGGTGCGTCGCGGGGAGGTCTTCGGTCTGCTCGGACCGAACGGCTCGGGCAAATCGACCGCGATGGCGATTCTCGCCGGACTGATCGAACGCAAGGGCGGCGAGGTCTTGCTCGACGGTCGGCCGTGGAATCTGCGCGACGCCGCGTTCCGCGCGCGCATCGGTGTCGTGTTTCAAAACCCCGGCCTCGACGCCAAGCTGACCGCGCTCGAAAATCTCGGCCTCGCGGCGCGGCTTTACGGATTCTCGCGAAGCGAATCGCTCGAGCGCGCGCGGATCGCCATGACGCGGGCCGGTCTCGAAGACCGGGGCGGAGACGCGGTGGGCACGCTGTCCGGCGGCATGCGGCGTCGCGTCGATATCGCCCGCGCGCTGCTGCACGACCCCGACCTGCTGCTGATGGACGAGCCGACCGCCGGGCTCGACGAGGCGTCGTTTCGCGCCACGTGGCAGCGGCTCGAAAGGATGCGCGGCGAGCGCGACCTCACGGTCCTCCTCGCCACGCACCGCCCCGAAGAGGCCGAGCGCTGCGACCGGCTCGCGATCATCCACGAGGGACGCGCGGCCATCGTCGACACCCCCGCGGCGCTCAAGGCGCGCGTGGCCTCCGATGTCGTCGTCCTTCGCGGCGAAGGCATGGCCCGGCTTGCCGCACCGATCGCCGAACGGTTCGGCGTCGAGGCGCTGTACGACGCCGAGGACGACGAACTGGTGATCGACGCCGAGCGCGGCCACGAGCTGGTCCCGCGCCTCGTCGAGGCGTATCCCGGCGGGCGTTTGACGTCGGTGAGCCTGCGTCACCCGAGCCTGGCGGACGTTTTCCTGAAGGTCACCGGCCACGCGCTCGGGGTCGAGATCGCGGACGGGGGCGGCCATGCTTAA
- a CDS encoding heme A synthase, translated as MTLFRYAIALVAVTFLLLLVGGTVNPTGSSLACPDWPLCYGQVFPKMEGGVLFEHTHRLVATLVGLMTIGLAVAIARTRRDDRDLVRRGWIALGLVIAQGVLGGVTVLLKLPLIVSATHLALSMFFFCFLIDIAFRLWPGAWPESAGAIDRTGAVIGGLAVYFQIVLGALVRHTESGRACGQDWLLCGGELWPGYGPAQLHMTHRLVGYIVFVILMITGARMLRVAKANNRRFAKILAMTIHPLIALQIIFGWLTVSTGIGVHPVVAHLGGGAALLAVHWAAFLALGPKPGAR; from the coding sequence ATGACGCTCTTTCGCTACGCCATCGCGCTCGTCGCCGTCACCTTTTTGCTGCTGCTCGTGGGCGGCACGGTCAATCCCACGGGCTCGTCGCTCGCCTGTCCCGATTGGCCGCTGTGCTACGGCCAGGTCTTCCCCAAGATGGAAGGCGGTGTGCTGTTCGAACACACGCACCGGCTCGTCGCCACGCTCGTTGGCCTGATGACGATCGGCCTCGCCGTCGCCATCGCGCGCACGCGGCGCGATGACCGCGACCTCGTGCGTCGCGGGTGGATCGCCCTCGGCCTCGTGATCGCGCAGGGCGTGCTCGGCGGCGTCACGGTGCTGCTCAAGCTCCCCCTGATCGTCTCGGCGACGCACCTCGCCCTCTCGATGTTTTTCTTTTGCTTTCTCATCGACATCGCGTTTCGGCTGTGGCCCGGCGCGTGGCCCGAGTCCGCGGGTGCGATCGACCGCACCGGCGCGGTGATCGGCGGGCTCGCGGTGTATTTTCAGATCGTGCTCGGCGCGCTCGTGCGGCACACCGAATCGGGCCGCGCGTGCGGTCAGGACTGGCTGCTATGCGGCGGCGAACTGTGGCCGGGCTACGGCCCCGCGCAGCTCCACATGACGCACCGCCTCGTCGGCTACATCGTCTTCGTCATTCTGATGATCACCGGCGCGCGCATGCTGCGCGTCGCGAAGGCGAACAACCGACGTTTCGCGAAGATCCTCGCCATGACGATCCACCCGCTCATCGCGTTGCAAATCATTTTCGGGTGGCTGACCGTTTCGACGGGCATCGGCGTGCATCCCGTCGTCGCTCACCTGGGCGGCGGCGCGGCGCTCCTCGCCGTACACTGGGCGGCATTTCTCGCGCTGGGGCCGAAGCCGGGGGCGCGCTGA
- a CDS encoding ABC transporter permease — MLNAYDRGTAYALWARDMLRLKKERSRWLGVVAQPLLFWAVIGGGIGRNFSVGGEPTSYLAFFYPGVLVMVILFTTIFSTISIIEDRQSGFLQGVMIGPGSRASVVAGKIAGVTTLVVMQCALFILLAPAAGFAWASIHWLALVAAIVLGCVMLTGITFIMAWALPSSQAYHAIMSVVLIPLWVVSGAMFPAGESWIGRIMHLNPMTWMVNAVRFAVSGGSTGTGTFDAGATFAILAMLAAVSFFAAVFVAQKTPARRD, encoded by the coding sequence ATGCTTAACGCCTACGATCGCGGCACGGCGTATGCGCTCTGGGCGCGCGACATGCTGCGCCTGAAGAAGGAGCGCTCTCGCTGGCTCGGCGTCGTCGCGCAACCGCTGCTCTTCTGGGCGGTGATCGGCGGCGGCATCGGGCGCAATTTTTCGGTCGGCGGCGAACCCACGAGCTATCTCGCGTTCTTCTACCCCGGCGTGCTCGTCATGGTGATTCTCTTCACCACGATTTTTTCGACGATCTCGATCATCGAGGATCGCCAAAGCGGATTTTTGCAGGGCGTGATGATTGGCCCCGGCTCGCGCGCGTCGGTGGTGGCGGGAAAGATCGCGGGCGTCACGACGCTCGTGGTCATGCAGTGCGCGCTGTTCATTCTCCTCGCGCCGGCGGCCGGATTCGCGTGGGCGTCGATCCACTGGCTCGCGCTCGTCGCGGCGATCGTGCTGGGGTGCGTGATGCTCACGGGCATCACGTTCATCATGGCGTGGGCGCTGCCGTCGTCGCAGGCGTATCACGCGATCATGAGCGTCGTGCTGATTCCGCTGTGGGTCGTCTCCGGCGCGATGTTCCCCGCGGGCGAATCGTGGATCGGTCGCATCATGCACCTGAATCCGATGACGTGGATGGTGAACGCGGTGCGTTTCGCCGTGTCGGGCGGCTCCACCGGCACGGGGACCTTCGACGCGGGCGCGACGTTTGCGATCCTCGCGATGCTCGCGGCGGTTTCGTTTTTCGCCGCCGTGTTCGTGGCTCAAAAGACTCCGGCGCGCCGGGACTGA